The Pseudomonadota bacterium DNA segment CCGGTCCGCTTTTTTGGTGGAAAATGGATGGATCGTAAAGGGATAAAGGGGTTGGCAAACTGTTTTCTTAATCAATTTTCTCGGGTAGATTGTTTTTATCAAGCAAGAGGGTTGACCATGAAAAACCACGCGTTCTGGATTTTGATAGTTTTCGGGATACTTGCCGCAAACCCCGCTTCGGCCTGGTTCTGGGAGAAGAGTGAAGTAAAGCCTCCGGCTGCGCCCGCCGCCATTGAAAAGAAAGAGGGCAAAAAAGAAAAAGAGATCCGGGAGGAAAAGGGGTTCTGGGCCGGGGTGTATGACTCCAGCCGACAGATCGCCAGGGATCTCCGCCATTACTTCAGAGGGGTCGGAAAAGAAGCGAAAAAGAGCGCCAAAGAGGTTCCCGGAGAGGCGAAAAAAGAGGCGAAGGAGGTCGGCAGGAGCATCAAAAAATCCGTAAAAGCGGTCGGCCAGGAAGCCAAAGAGGGGAGCAAGGCGGTCGGCCAGGGGTTCAAGGACTTCGGCCATGATCTGAAAGACGCTACCAAATCAGTTTTCACCGACCAGCCGAAAGATACCGGAAAATGAAAAGCGGGGCAGGGTGCGGAAACGGAACATCGCTGCGGCTCTTCATTCTCCTGACCATCCTCCTGGTCAATTTTTCCTCGCCGGAGGTTTTGTCGGCGAACGGTTACAGCCAGCCGGGCCTGTACACTCCCGAACGGATCCTCCTGGAAAACGGCCTTGAACTCATCCTCAAACCGAGGGGGGAGGCCAGAAACGTCTCGATCCGCATCGTCGTCGGCGTCGGTCATGATGATTTCCGGAAAGGGAAAAAACACGCCCCGCACCTCCTTGAGCACCTGTCCTTCACCGGCACTTCAAAACACAATGAAGCGGCGCTGGAGAAAATGGTCAAGGAGCATGGCGGCGCCTGGAACGCCACAACCTCGAACACCCAGACCGTTTACGAACTGGACATTTACAGCGACCACGCCCTCTGGGGCATCGAGCTCCTCTATGAAATCCTGACCGATTCAACCTACACCCCTGAAAATTTCGAACTGACCAGGGAGATCATTCACCGGGAAAACGGCGGCAGATCCTCGGCGGCAAAACGATGGCTGTACGACCACGATGTCGGTAAATTCCCGTCGGTCATGGCCGGCGAGGCCCTGACCAATAACGACGCCTACTTTCTCGGCCTGGAAAACTGCGACGCGATCACCAGGGACGACATTCTGCAACTGTACAAAACGTTCTATGTCCCCGCCAACCTGCAGATCATCGTGGTCGGACTGTTCGACCGGGACCAGGTTCTCGGCCGCATCAAATCCAGTTTTGGAACTCTTGCCAAAGCCCCGCCCCCCGGAAGAATCAATTGGGACCTGCCTTTCCCTGAAAAGGCGCGGGTATTCAACGGCACCTTCGCCCCGATCATCGACACGGAAGCGTTCGCCGGGCTCTTTTTCAGGACCGACGGCCGATTGAACGGCGACCATTACCCGCTC contains these protein-coding regions:
- a CDS encoding insulinase family protein translates to MKSGAGCGNGTSLRLFILLTILLVNFSSPEVLSANGYSQPGLYTPERILLENGLELILKPRGEARNVSIRIVVGVGHDDFRKGKKHAPHLLEHLSFTGTSKHNEAALEKMVKEHGGAWNATTSNTQTVYELDIYSDHALWGIELLYEILTDSTYTPENFELTREIIHRENGGRSSAAKRWLYDHDVGKFPSVMAGEALTNNDAYFLGLENCDAITRDDILQLYKTFYVPANLQIIVVGLFDRDQVLGRIKSSFGTLAKAPPPGRINWDLPFPEKARVFNGTFAPIIDTEAFAGLFFRTDGRLNGDHYPLIVVAEYLDRKIMEELRIKRGWAYSPEASFYALDHWGVFGIGGDVDFDKLDGTLEIIRQETEKVVSGKVPVAEIEKTRTGILLRLANGYETNAGIAELYAGAIAELKTYGKFINHEVRIEAVTPDQFFAAAQKYLDMNKVMIVRSLPTLTIEQLVILIGGLVVALTLFLWLRFRNLKRKNRV